The DNA region CCGGCTCGGCCGTTGGCCAAGATCTTTAAGGCAGTGACAAAACCATCGTTTTCTTGTCCGAGCACGTTTTCTGCAGGCACTTCGCAATCGTCAAAGATGATCTCCGAGGTATGAGAGCCCCGCAGCCCCATTTTTTTCTCGATTTTCCCAACTTTGTACCCAGGGAAGTTCTTCTCGACAACAAAAGCGGTAATCCCCCGCGCGCCACTGGACGGATCTGTCACCGCCATAGTGGTTACGATATCGGCTTCGGGGCCGTTTGTAATGAAATGCTTCATCCCGTTTAATAACCACCGGTCCCCTTTTTTTATGGCGACAGTTTTCAGGGCTGATGCATCAGAGCCGGCATTGGGCTCGGTCAGAGCAAAAGCAGCGATCAATTGTCCTTCAGCCATCTGCGGCAGGTATTTTTGCTTCAGCTCGCCGGAGCCGACCATGACCAGGCCGGATGTGCCAATTCCAGTATGAGCGCCGATAAATCCGGAAAAACCGGCGTGCCCTCGACCTAATTCCTCGCCGATGATGCATTTGCCGATCATGTTTAACCCCAATCCGCCGTAAACTTCGGGGATGCTGGTTCCAAATAAGCCCAGCTTGCGCGCTCCTTCCACCAGGTCTTCCGGAATGCGATCTTCTTCTTCGATGATTTCTTCCCGGGGATAAATTTCCTTTTCTACGAATTCCCTGACTGAACGACGAATTGCTTCCAGTTCATCAGAAATACAAAAATCCATAGCACCACTACCTCCTCAGCAATCACCTCTAAAACTTAAATGTCATTTTATGCCAGCCAGAGTTACACATAAAGGTTGTGGGGGTGCAGGGCCAGGCAACCATAGAGATTTCAAGACTTCTGTAGATAAGTGGCCGCCATAATAATTATTCAATAGCTCCTGAGCAGAGTTGCCAGCCCCTGGCCGCCCCCGATGCAGATTGTAGCTATCCCGTAGGTGCCACTTTTTTCGGCCATAATCCGAGATAAAGTGCCTACCAGTCTTGCTCCGGTTGCACCCAGAGGGTGACCTAAGGCGATGGCACCACCATTGATATTGACTTTCTCCGGGTCCAAACTCAATTTTTTGATCAGCCAGAGTGGAACCACGGCAAAGGCTTCATTGATTTCCCAGTAATCTATATCGTTTACCGTAAGCCCGGCTTGGGACAAGGCCATGCGGCTTGCCGGGAGAGGCCCTTTCCCCATGACCAGGGGGTCAACACCTCCCCATCCGAAGGAGACGATGTGAGCCAGGGGTCGAATACCATTAAGCAAAGCCTTTTCCTCAGACATTAACAAGACCATGCTGGCACCGGAATTAAGCGGTGATGAGTTTCCGGCGGTAATAGAGCCGTTTTTTCTGAAGGCAGGAGGTAGTGTGGCAAGTTTCTCGTAAGTAGTGTCTGACCGGATACTCTCGTCGCGGTCTATTAGTGTTTCAATTCCATCAGGCTT from Atribacteraceae bacterium includes:
- a CDS encoding acetyl-CoA C-acyltransferase — its product is SMGDTAELLAAEGGITREEMDLWSESSHRRATQALEKGFLSGEILPFKVTKPDGIETLIDRDESIRSDTTYEKLATLPPAFRKNGSITAGNSSPLNSGASMVLLMSEEKALLNGIRPLAHIVSFGWGGVDPLVMGKGPLPASRMALSQAGLTVNDIDYWEINEAFAVVPLWLIKKLSLDPEKVNINGGAIALGHPLGATGARLVGTLSRIMAEKSGTYGIATICIGGGQGLATLLRSY
- a CDS encoding acyl-CoA dehydrogenase family protein; translated protein: MDFCISDELEAIRRSVREFVEKEIYPREEIIEEEDRIPEDLVEGARKLGLFGTSIPEVYGGLGLNMIGKCIIGEELGRGHAGFSGFIGAHTGIGTSGLVMVGSGELKQKYLPQMAEGQLIAAFALTEPNAGSDASALKTVAIKKGDRWLLNGMKHFITNGPEADIVTTMAVTDPSSGARGITAFVVEKNFPGYKVGKIEKKMGLRGSHTSEIIFDDCEVPAENVLGQENDGFVTALKILANGRAG